One genomic window of Ottowia oryzae includes the following:
- a CDS encoding LysM peptidoglycan-binding domain-containing protein produces the protein MFMRQESHPAPSTPWGNADFAQSPSASLANVGLAAAASVHASEVGANNGALLMSSGALSALPIPPHMRQAMDAVYGLPPRRDGERNFSSGQDLPSGQQDPNDRDALPRQGAEPPLPPGKDGHPLRAKDPIRLPPGKDGTPLRVTGPAERPFSQRRGAPETPGAPENQAASPPVATAQTSAAAGIAPAHPVSQTSPSADPTEIAALELFLAEPANKELITHFGGALEPLPTWTTVGQGIEARYGSDLGGRLYQLQNAQRAVEGEFFKEMDRAKQTPPATVAPSTLRKDEATPESGKDGWVYKASGGIEGDPAKWVFDPGAFAKSYAAGDSPAQRGLANVHGGDPIRLVPAPDTEVGGADSWQMSGVTVRLGRRAEQAEGVTSGALLAKDGWVPSGLERRDFHLDPNRITKLINNEALWFDPVHGFTTDIDNLKPDALDKAMPYIFAAAVTAMTFGAGSTVAAGIAGAAGGGTSGTVALGAATGAVSNAALQLAANGKINFGQLLQSAVAGGVTAGLSKLPGVGEYLDPAGKSFGGRLMAYTGRATVQGAIQAVSGGKFKDGFASGLMSGLAGEVTAKIDAEIADMKGLSATESSALRLLSRAAGSALRVVGTNDPSAGFARDFLGGLMQDAAASHRPADQVDEAASPDSGALPAASNHGTSAQGDDPSSISTGAPNITVGKGDTLERLARQQYGENWRAGLTAMMAANPGITTNRWGSPIIQPGQTLNTPSLDGFEVDALSRLNQTGGQIVANNSRGLDVRAQLQAEQARRAAAQQAAQRPGASGMSQQEAYDRYMAYGGRSNGYANEMGDGYKPTWHQSGGTAGRTSVREVVDRANELAYSPQLTREHLLAGMEDVRTAMRDTNSNEQQLWLQSAALSLHVAGASRGLIAPGETLNSPEMLGLGVTSGAFGGSNASTPMGRAGRVASDTGANYRSAFRSIDVEEAIAAGGLTNSTAGLGLRSLDPTRVGFSQSWISARRPGVDYSFSTLTEGMGASGWVGRPVDVVRMPNGTLTSIDNTRILAARQAGIRIHANIRGFDDPIRDTSRRAGLSVQGITPGTWGEAAQLRINDPWQNSTSRNGQVPNWSQRFPTGSLYDPNVWNGR, from the coding sequence ATGTTCATGCGCCAAGAGTCGCACCCCGCGCCTTCGACGCCGTGGGGCAACGCTGACTTTGCCCAGTCCCCCTCTGCCAGCCTGGCGAATGTCGGTCTGGCTGCCGCGGCATCCGTCCATGCGAGCGAGGTTGGCGCAAACAACGGCGCGTTGCTGATGAGCAGTGGCGCCTTGAGCGCGCTGCCCATTCCACCCCACATGCGTCAGGCGATGGATGCGGTCTACGGCCTGCCGCCGCGCCGGGACGGCGAGCGCAACTTCTCTAGCGGACAAGATCTTCCGTCTGGTCAGCAGGATCCGAACGACCGCGACGCGCTACCCCGCCAAGGCGCAGAGCCTCCCTTGCCACCTGGCAAGGACGGCCATCCGCTCAGGGCGAAAGACCCCATACGGCTTCCGCCTGGTAAAGATGGCACTCCGCTACGCGTCACAGGCCCAGCTGAGCGGCCTTTCTCGCAACGTCGAGGTGCGCCAGAAACACCGGGCGCACCGGAAAACCAAGCGGCATCACCTCCAGTAGCAACTGCACAGACAAGCGCTGCAGCTGGCATTGCGCCCGCGCATCCCGTTTCCCAAACCAGTCCCAGCGCAGACCCAACGGAGATCGCAGCGCTTGAACTGTTTCTGGCTGAGCCCGCCAACAAAGAGCTCATCACCCATTTCGGCGGCGCACTCGAACCTCTGCCCACATGGACCACCGTAGGCCAAGGCATCGAAGCTCGCTATGGATCAGACCTGGGCGGTCGGCTGTATCAACTCCAGAACGCCCAGAGAGCCGTCGAAGGAGAGTTCTTCAAGGAAATGGATCGGGCCAAGCAAACCCCGCCCGCCACCGTCGCTCCTTCAACGCTGCGCAAAGACGAGGCAACGCCTGAAAGCGGCAAGGACGGCTGGGTCTATAAGGCCAGCGGCGGGATTGAGGGCGACCCGGCCAAATGGGTGTTTGACCCAGGCGCGTTCGCCAAGAGTTACGCGGCGGGCGACAGCCCTGCCCAACGCGGGCTAGCCAACGTGCACGGTGGCGACCCTATCCGGCTCGTTCCTGCGCCCGACACCGAGGTCGGTGGTGCCGACAGCTGGCAGATGTCCGGGGTGACTGTGCGACTGGGCCGCCGCGCGGAACAAGCCGAGGGCGTGACGTCCGGCGCGTTGCTGGCCAAGGATGGTTGGGTACCGTCGGGCCTAGAACGCCGGGATTTCCATCTCGACCCCAATCGGATCACCAAGCTGATCAACAACGAGGCGCTCTGGTTTGACCCCGTCCATGGCTTCACAACCGACATAGACAACCTCAAGCCCGACGCCTTGGATAAGGCAATGCCGTATATTTTTGCGGCCGCTGTCACCGCCATGACTTTTGGCGCAGGCAGCACCGTGGCAGCTGGTATTGCAGGTGCTGCCGGCGGCGGCACATCGGGCACGGTCGCACTGGGCGCGGCGACCGGTGCTGTCAGCAATGCTGCACTACAACTGGCTGCCAACGGGAAAATCAACTTCGGTCAGCTTCTACAGTCCGCTGTGGCTGGCGGCGTAACCGCTGGTTTGTCGAAACTCCCGGGTGTCGGTGAATATCTGGATCCTGCCGGCAAATCATTCGGCGGGCGTCTGATGGCGTACACCGGGCGCGCTACCGTGCAAGGCGCTATCCAAGCCGTGTCCGGCGGCAAATTCAAAGATGGTTTCGCCAGTGGCCTGATGAGCGGGCTAGCCGGTGAAGTGACAGCAAAAATCGACGCCGAAATAGCCGACATGAAAGGATTGAGCGCGACAGAGTCCAGCGCGTTGCGCCTGCTCAGCCGCGCCGCCGGCAGCGCACTGCGCGTCGTCGGAACCAACGATCCTTCCGCCGGATTCGCCAGGGACTTCTTGGGAGGGCTGATGCAAGACGCGGCAGCGTCGCACCGCCCAGCCGACCAGGTGGATGAGGCTGCTTCCCCCGACAGCGGGGCCTTACCAGCAGCATCAAACCATGGCACGTCCGCGCAAGGCGACGACCCGTCATCCATATCCACCGGTGCGCCCAACATAACTGTCGGCAAAGGCGACACGCTCGAACGCCTGGCGCGCCAACAGTACGGCGAGAACTGGCGCGCTGGCCTGACCGCCATGATGGCCGCCAATCCGGGCATCACCACCAACCGATGGGGTAGCCCCATCATTCAGCCAGGGCAGACACTCAACACTCCGTCGCTGGATGGGTTCGAGGTTGATGCGTTGAGTCGACTCAATCAAACCGGCGGGCAGATCGTGGCCAACAACAGCCGGGGATTGGACGTACGTGCGCAATTGCAGGCTGAGCAAGCTCGCCGCGCTGCCGCGCAGCAAGCAGCGCAACGCCCGGGCGCTTCGGGGATGAGCCAGCAAGAAGCGTACGACCGCTACATGGCCTATGGCGGTCGTAGCAATGGGTACGCGAATGAAATGGGGGATGGCTACAAGCCGACTTGGCACCAAAGCGGTGGAACTGCTGGCAGAACCAGCGTCAGGGAAGTCGTAGATCGCGCCAACGAGCTGGCCTACAGTCCTCAACTGACGAGAGAACACTTATTGGCCGGAATGGAAGACGTCCGTACGGCGATGCGCGATACAAACTCCAACGAACAGCAACTATGGCTGCAAAGTGCGGCGTTGAGTCTGCACGTGGCGGGAGCAAGTCGAGGATTGATCGCGCCTGGCGAAACATTGAACAGCCCTGAAATGCTGGGCCTCGGGGTTACATCTGGAGCATTTGGAGGCTCAAATGCATCTACACCAATGGGCAGAGCTGGCCGCGTTGCCAGCGACACTGGAGCGAACTATCGCTCTGCATTTCGTAGTATCGACGTTGAAGAGGCGATTGCCGCGGGGGGCCTGACCAATAGTACTGCAGGCCTGGGATTGCGGTCGCTTGATCCAACTCGAGTGGGTTTTTCACAAAGTTGGATTTCCGCAAGAAGACCCGGCGTCGATTATAGTTTTAGCACTCTGACTGAAGGAATGGGCGCTAGTGGCTGGGTTGGAAGGCCGGTAGATGTTGTGCGCATGCCGAATGGCACACTAACCAGTATCGACAACACTAGAATTCTAGCGGCTAGACAAGCAGGCATACGGATACACGCCAACATTCGAGGCTTTGACGATCCCATTCGGGACACCTCCCGGAGGGCAGGACTTTCTGTTCAAGGTATCACTCCCGGAACGTGGGGCGAGGCAGCCCAACTTAGGATAAACGATCCGTGGCAGAACAGCACATCGAGAAATGGCCAAGTGCCCAACTGGTCCCAAAGATTTCCGACCGGATCACTTTACGACCCTAATGTTTGGAATGGCAGATAG
- a CDS encoding IS5 family transposase, protein MKQADLGLNLTTKRTRKREFLAEMERVVPWAALVTLITPYAPEGKRGRPPFAVETMLRIHFMQQWFTLSDPAMEESLHDVPLFREFAGLNWDTPVPDETTILRFRRLLEEHKLSAQILALVNELLGAKGLMLRAGTVVDATLIAAPSSTKNASGERDPQMKQSKKGNQWYFGMKAHIGVDAESGLVHTVRATAGSVNDVVEANTLLHGEETEAWGDAGYQGADKRPDAKAGVRWNIAMRPGKRRELDKTKLVDDLTDQLERLKASIRAKVEHPFRVIKRQFGHVKVRYRGLAKNTAQLHTLFALSNLWMMRRTLMGAQA, encoded by the coding sequence ATGAAGCAAGCGGACCTGGGCCTGAACCTGACGACCAAGCGCACACGCAAGCGCGAGTTCCTCGCAGAAATGGAACGTGTGGTGCCGTGGGCGGCCTTGGTTACCCTGATCACGCCCTATGCGCCTGAAGGCAAGCGCGGTCGTCCACCGTTTGCCGTGGAGACGATGCTGCGCATCCATTTCATGCAACAGTGGTTCACGCTGAGCGATCCGGCGATGGAAGAGTCGCTGCACGACGTGCCTTTGTTCCGCGAGTTCGCAGGCTTGAACTGGGACACACCGGTGCCCGACGAGACCACGATCCTTCGATTCCGCCGGCTGTTGGAGGAACACAAGCTCAGCGCCCAGATCCTGGCGCTGGTCAACGAGCTGCTGGGAGCCAAAGGCCTGATGCTGCGCGCCGGCACGGTGGTGGACGCCACGTTGATCGCCGCGCCCAGCTCGACCAAGAACGCCTCGGGCGAGCGCGACCCGCAGATGAAGCAGAGCAAGAAAGGCAACCAGTGGTACTTTGGCATGAAGGCCCACATCGGTGTGGATGCCGAATCGGGCCTGGTGCACACGGTGCGCGCAACGGCTGGCAGCGTGAACGATGTGGTCGAGGCCAACACGCTGCTGCATGGAGAAGAAACCGAGGCCTGGGGTGACGCAGGCTACCAAGGAGCGGACAAGCGCCCTGATGCCAAAGCCGGCGTGCGCTGGAACATCGCCATGCGTCCAGGCAAACGCCGCGAACTGGACAAGACCAAGCTCGTCGACGATCTGACCGACCAACTCGAACGCCTGAAGGCCAGCATCCGGGCCAAGGTCGAGCACCCGTTCCGGGTGATCAAGCGCCAGTTCGGGCACGTGAAGGTGCGTTACCGCGGGCTGGCCAAGAACACCGCGCAGTTGCATACGCTGTTCGCTCTGTCCAACCTGTGGATGATGCGGCGAACGTTGATGGGAGCGCAGGCATGA
- a CDS encoding SMI1/KNR4 family protein, with protein MTKIQLYPPPMLPPGFLYPQSLISMAELSKPPDIYPWWFIDSTSEFGKLAYECRHHDGRNLIPFSKVDGDLDDIACFDGDDLSGNPAVLMLILDGSNRNYSFQNFDAWLNFATEYSTNLREFLRKNNLY; from the coding sequence ATGACCAAAATTCAACTCTATCCACCGCCCATGTTACCACCTGGCTTTCTTTATCCGCAGTCACTGATATCCATGGCTGAGTTGAGTAAACCTCCAGACATATATCCCTGGTGGTTTATAGACAGCACCTCGGAATTTGGCAAACTGGCATATGAATGCCGTCATCACGACGGCAGAAATCTGATACCCTTTTCCAAGGTGGATGGCGATTTGGATGACATTGCCTGTTTCGATGGCGACGACTTATCAGGCAACCCAGCCGTTCTTATGTTGATTCTGGACGGGTCAAATCGAAATTATTCATTTCAGAATTTTGATGCCTGGCTAAACTTTGCCACCGAATATTCAACCAATCTGCGAGAGTTCTTGCGTAAAAACAACCTTTATTAA
- a CDS encoding RNA 2'-phosphotransferase encodes MKKQLTETSKFLSYVLRHNPGEIGLTLSSEGWADLSELILAARKAGHDLDVELIRAVIDGSEKKRFAISEDGRLIRALQGHSTDAVDIRHQPKTPPEFLYHGTATRFLGSILAEGLLPGQRHHTHLAGDIPTAFAVGQRYGKPVVLKVEALRMHQDGFVFFQAENGVWLTEKVPASYFSPMPQA; translated from the coding sequence ATGAAAAAACAACTTACTGAAACCAGCAAATTCCTCAGCTATGTGCTGCGCCACAACCCAGGCGAAATTGGCTTGACGCTGAGCAGCGAAGGCTGGGCTGATCTGAGCGAATTGATTCTGGCCGCCAGGAAAGCGGGTCACGATCTTGACGTGGAGCTGATTCGTGCCGTGATCGACGGCAGTGAAAAGAAGCGCTTCGCAATTTCTGAAGACGGGCGTCTCATTCGCGCCTTGCAAGGGCATTCGACCGATGCGGTAGATATCCGCCACCAGCCCAAAACGCCGCCGGAATTTCTGTACCACGGTACCGCCACGCGATTCCTGGGTTCAATTCTCGCCGAAGGACTGCTGCCAGGGCAGCGCCATCATACGCATTTGGCGGGGGACATTCCAACAGCCTTTGCAGTTGGCCAGCGCTACGGCAAACCAGTCGTGCTGAAAGTAGAGGCACTGAGAATGCACCAAGACGGCTTTGTCTTCTTTCAAGCGGAAAACGGCGTATGGCTTACCGAGAAAGTCCCGGCTTCGTATTTTTCGCCAATGCCTCAAGCCTAG